GCAATCCACCGCCAGCCGCCCCGTCTCGATGCGCGTGATGTCGAGCAGGTCCTCGATCATCCGGTTCATGCTGTCGGTGGAGCGCTTGATGATCGCGAGCTGCTTGCGCACCATCTCGCCCCCCTTGCCCTCGGGAAGGACGTCGAGGAGGAATGAGGAACTCATCCCCACCGTGTGGAGCGGGTTGCGCAGGTCGTGCGAGACGATGGAGAGCATCTCGTCGCGCGTGCGAACCGCCGTCTCCGCTTCGGAGCGGGCGCGGCGCTCCTCCTCCATCACCAGCGCGCGGCGGAAGGCGACGGAGAGGAGGTCGCCCATGGCGCGGGCGTGGGCGGCCTCCTCGTCGCCGAAGGCGCCCTGGCCCGGCGAGCGGAGGAGGATCAGCGCGCCAAGCACCCCCTCGTCGTCGGCGAGGGGAACCACGAGCCCGGTGCACCGCTCGCACGACTTCTCCAGGTACGGCGCCATCGACTCGCCGATCTTCGCCACCTCGGCGAGGGCGCGGGGCTCGCGCGCCTCGATGATCTCGGAGGTGAGCGAGCCCGGGTACGGCGCCCGCGTGCCGAGCGGGGGTACGCCCTCGCCCGAGCCCGCGACCACCACCACCTCGTGCGCCTGGGCGCGCTCCACGTACGCCCCGAACGCGCGGGTGGAGTGCACCGCCTCCTCCGCCACCTTCTCCACCATCTCCTTCACCGAGAGCGCGCCGCTGAGGGTGCGGGCGAGGGCGCGCAGCGACGCCTCCTTTTCGACGCGCACCGCCACCTGCGACGCGAGCCGCCGCTCCCGCACCGTCAGCGCGGTGACGGCGCCGACCGCGGCCAGCGCTAGCACGGTGAGGAAGAGGGAGCTGGCCAGCTCGATCCGCTCGTAGCCGCGGATGCGGTCACGGTGGTTGGCGGCGATCGCTTCCAGCTCCTTCTGCACCTCCGCGGCCGATTTGAGCGCCAATTCGTAGTGCTGCTGTTGCACGCCCACCAGCGCGGCGAAGCGATCCGGGGGCCCCTCGCCGTGGATGAGGGACGCGCCGGGCTCGCGCCAGGCGCGCACGTTCCGGCGCAGGTCGGCCACGCGCACCACCACTCCGGGACCCAGACGGCGCGCGTACCCCTCGAGGTTTACCATCTCGCGCTCGGCTTTGTCGGCGGCGCGCGCGCTGCGCTCCAGGAAAGCGGGGTCGCGGTTGATGATGTAGCCGCGCCCGGCCGAGACCTCGACGGCGAGCGCTTCGTCCAGCTCGCCCTCGGACCGGCGCGCCGGCTCCACCACCTCGATGATCTCGCGGCGCAGCAGCTCGCTCCGCCGCTGGAGGAGCGCCGGCACCAGCACCAGCCCGAGCAGCGAGAACATCACCAGCGAGAGCGGAAGCCAGGTGCTCCGCCCCGGCACCTTTGGGCGGCGGGCGTGCGC
The Longimicrobium sp. DNA segment above includes these coding regions:
- a CDS encoding GAF domain-containing sensor histidine kinase, yielding MTPDHDPRTPSTRKHTPPSAHARRPKVPGRSTWLPLSLVMFSLLGLVLVPALLQRRSELLRREIIEVVEPARRSEGELDEALAVEVSAGRGYIINRDPAFLERSARAADKAEREMVNLEGYARRLGPGVVVRVADLRRNVRAWREPGASLIHGEGPPDRFAALVGVQQQHYELALKSAAEVQKELEAIAANHRDRIRGYERIELASSLFLTVLALAAVGAVTALTVRERRLASQVAVRVEKEASLRALARTLSGALSVKEMVEKVAEEAVHSTRAFGAYVERAQAHEVVVVAGSGEGVPPLGTRAPYPGSLTSEIIEAREPRALAEVAKIGESMAPYLEKSCERCTGLVVPLADDEGVLGALILLRSPGQGAFGDEEAAHARAMGDLLSVAFRRALVMEEERRARSEAETAVRTRDEMLSIVSHDLRNPLHTVGMSSSFLLDVLPEGKGGEMVRKQLAIIKRSTDSMNRMIEDLLDITRIETGRLAVDCSMVEVPTLLDEVESMMRPLAERAGLRMECHAGDRLPVLYADRDRLVQVFSNLVGNAIKFTPEGGIVTLRAEGMGGAVCFQVADTGAGIPAEHLPRLFDRFWQARRTDRRGLGLGLPIVKGIVEAHGGHVEVASTPGAGSTFSFTLPAAPAR